The Peribacillus sp. FSL P2-0133 genome has a segment encoding these proteins:
- the ezrA gene encoding septation ring formation regulator EzrA, with translation MDYIIGVIVLILIFIIWGYFFKKKYFKEIDRLESWKISIMHRPVLEELSKVKQLNMTGETEEMFENWRIEWDAIITDHMPEVEELLFDAEEFVDKYRFSRSKEVQRKITVKLNEIEEMIKKILYELNELVGSEEKNRLEIEDIKESYRQLKKSLLAHRHNYGKAADKLENSLDEVVQILQKYEEETVNGNYLNARELVLSIKEKLALLSVKMEMLPKLLVDSQSELHSQLHELKDGYEEMSGQGYLLSHIQFEQEISRLEEELELYKTQLENAETEAVEKGIKEMRESIEVLYDLLEKEVLSKQYILKNDEVLRKTLSDLEYENDKLKVETIHVQHTYHLTENELDAQRKMEKQIAQISKRHQLLVLKMEDNVMASSLISEEMQGLAAQLKELQENQKDFTLKLQALRKDEMDARDALAELKRKMVDTGRLITKSNIPGLPEEYKVVLQDAKESMDDVQGKLEEKPLDMASVYIYLEKAVQQVNRVHEKANELIEHMYLAEKVIQFGNRYRSSHDMVAESLREAEAKFRSYEYQAALETAATAIEKVDPGSLQKIGANIEEVLS, from the coding sequence ATGGATTACATAATTGGGGTAATTGTATTAATTTTGATTTTCATCATTTGGGGTTATTTTTTCAAAAAGAAATATTTTAAAGAAATCGATCGACTGGAATCCTGGAAAATAAGCATCATGCACCGCCCCGTGCTGGAAGAGCTTTCTAAAGTCAAACAATTGAACATGACAGGTGAAACAGAGGAAATGTTCGAAAACTGGCGCATTGAATGGGACGCCATCATTACGGATCATATGCCCGAAGTCGAAGAGCTTTTATTCGATGCCGAGGAATTCGTCGATAAATACCGTTTCAGCCGATCAAAAGAGGTACAGCGCAAAATTACAGTCAAGCTGAATGAAATCGAAGAAATGATCAAAAAGATCTTATACGAACTGAATGAACTCGTAGGCAGTGAGGAAAAGAATCGATTGGAAATTGAGGATATCAAAGAATCCTACCGTCAATTGAAGAAATCCCTGCTTGCTCACAGGCATAATTATGGGAAAGCGGCTGATAAGCTGGAAAATTCCTTGGATGAAGTAGTGCAAATCCTCCAGAAGTATGAAGAAGAGACCGTGAACGGCAATTATTTGAATGCGAGGGAGCTTGTTCTATCCATTAAGGAAAAATTGGCGCTTCTGTCAGTTAAAATGGAAATGCTCCCAAAATTATTGGTAGATAGCCAATCAGAGCTGCATTCCCAGCTTCATGAATTGAAGGATGGTTATGAGGAGATGTCAGGGCAAGGTTATCTGTTGAGCCATATCCAATTCGAGCAGGAAATATCACGGCTTGAGGAAGAACTGGAACTATATAAAACACAATTGGAGAATGCCGAAACGGAAGCCGTGGAAAAGGGCATTAAGGAAATGCGCGAAAGCATTGAAGTGCTGTATGACCTTTTGGAAAAAGAAGTACTTTCAAAACAGTATATCTTGAAAAATGATGAAGTTCTCAGAAAAACGTTAAGTGACCTTGAATATGAAAACGATAAACTTAAAGTTGAAACCATACATGTTCAACACACATATCATTTGACGGAAAATGAGCTCGATGCACAACGGAAAATGGAAAAGCAGATTGCCCAGATTTCGAAACGCCATCAATTGCTCGTCTTGAAAATGGAGGATAATGTGATGGCAAGCTCCCTTATCAGTGAAGAGATGCAGGGGCTGGCGGCACAGTTGAAGGAATTACAGGAAAATCAGAAAGACTTTACCCTTAAATTACAGGCTTTACGAAAAGATGAAATGGATGCCAGGGATGCATTGGCCGAATTGAAACGCAAAATGGTCGATACTGGACGTTTAATTACAAAAAGCAATATTCCAGGTCTCCCAGAAGAGTATAAAGTGGTGCTTCAGGACGCCAAAGAAAGCATGGATGACGTTCAGGGGAAACTTGAAGAAAAGCCGCTTGACATGGCCTCTGTTTATATTTATTTGGAAAAGGCGGTTCAACAGGTGAATAGGGTCCACGAAAAAGCCAATGAATTGATCGAACATATGTATTTGGCCGAAAAGGTGATCCAATTCGGAAATCGCTATCGAAGCAGTCACGATATGGTTGCCGAGAGCCTTAGGGAGGCGGAGGCCAAATTCCGAAGCTACGAATATCAAGCCGCATTGGAAACGGCAGCCACGGCCATAGAAAAGGTCGACCCAGGCAGTTTACAAAAAATCGGGGCGAACATAGAAGAAGTCCTTTCCTAA
- the hisJ gene encoding histidinol-phosphatase HisJ — MKADGHVHTPFCPHGSTDKFDEYITRGIELGLKEITFTEHAPLPRNFQDPTPEKDSGMDAALLLDYFQELRVLKERYKDKILIKTGLEVDFIEGYENETKAFLDEIGEFLDDSILSVHFIKHQNSWHCIDFSDNGFGEIANELGSVDSVYTKYYDTLEKSIEADLGIYKPKRIGHITLVHKFQHRYPPASSFDERVYKVLDMIKDQRYELDYNGAGLVKPLCGEPYPPERFAKRALDLGIPLIYGSDAHQAKDLGQGHQALIAGFKG, encoded by the coding sequence ATGAAAGCTGACGGTCATGTGCACACTCCGTTTTGCCCACACGGCTCTACGGATAAATTCGATGAATATATTACGCGGGGAATCGAGCTAGGATTAAAGGAAATCACATTTACGGAACATGCTCCATTGCCACGAAATTTTCAAGATCCTACCCCTGAAAAAGACAGCGGCATGGACGCTGCCCTGCTCCTGGATTACTTTCAAGAGCTCCGCGTACTGAAAGAACGCTATAAAGACAAAATCCTGATCAAAACAGGCCTCGAGGTTGACTTTATAGAGGGGTATGAAAATGAAACAAAAGCATTCCTCGACGAAATCGGAGAATTCCTTGATGATAGTATACTTTCCGTCCACTTCATCAAGCATCAAAACAGTTGGCATTGCATCGATTTCAGCGATAATGGTTTTGGTGAGATTGCCAATGAACTAGGTTCAGTGGATTCGGTTTATACCAAATATTACGATACACTGGAAAAATCAATTGAAGCTGATTTAGGCATATATAAACCAAAACGGATCGGGCACATTACGCTTGTCCATAAATTCCAGCATCGATATCCGCCGGCATCAAGTTTTGACGAGCGGGTTTACAAGGTTCTCGACATGATCAAGGATCAAAGGTATGAACTAGATTATAATGGAGCCGGGCTTGTAAAGCCGCTATGCGGTGAGCCCTATCCTCCTGAACGATTTGCAAAACGTGCTTTAGATCTCGGAATTCCGCTTATTTACGGTTCCGATGCCCATCAGGCTAAAGATTTGGGTCAGGGCCATCAGGCACTGATTGCAGGTTTTAAAGGGTAA
- the refZ gene encoding forespore capture DNA-binding protein RefZ, with product MNRQTPTKQAIVEAALHLFHLKGYHATSIRDIANKAKVNAANIAYYFKNKQGLLEFCFISYLEEYILVLDKNMTLLELKGPQHCLMNLVKDILAFQRENFLAARFIYGESSLDSNLNREIHSTYFTKEKSYFQYILEQGIKSRSFQQVSVPMYMLQLKGLLTAPVLHTHYAMDVLHVFPQEAYYTNIYANEVGRFLQDTLFIAEDLQPLLAGRPEVFT from the coding sequence ATGAATCGCCAGACGCCAACGAAACAAGCCATTGTGGAAGCCGCATTGCATTTATTTCATTTAAAAGGCTATCATGCTACATCCATACGGGATATTGCGAATAAAGCGAAAGTGAACGCTGCAAATATTGCCTACTATTTCAAGAATAAACAGGGGTTGCTGGAATTCTGTTTCATTTCCTATTTAGAAGAGTATATCCTGGTCCTTGATAAGAACATGACATTGCTCGAACTTAAAGGCCCGCAGCATTGCTTGATGAATCTTGTAAAGGATATTCTTGCTTTCCAGAGGGAAAACTTCCTTGCTGCACGGTTCATATATGGGGAATCTTCACTCGATTCCAATTTAAACCGCGAAATTCATTCGACTTATTTTACTAAGGAAAAGTCTTATTTTCAATATATTTTGGAACAAGGAATCAAGAGCAGGAGTTTCCAGCAGGTCTCCGTTCCCATGTATATGCTGCAGTTGAAGGGATTATTGACGGCCCCTGTCCTGCATACCCATTATGCGATGGATGTGCTTCATGTCTTCCCGCAGGAAGCCTATTACACGAATATTTATGCCAATGAAGTCGGACGTTTTCTGCAAGATACCCTTTTCATTGCCGAAGACTTACAGCCACTGTTAGCCGGCCGGCCTGAAGTGTTTACATGA
- a CDS encoding GAF domain-containing protein has translation MFNVEMYQGKKEKNYELVQKQLLALIEDETNQIANLSNAAALLNLFLDEINWVGFYLYEEGQLILGPFQGLPACVRIPMGKGVCGTSAATEKTLRVEDVHQFPGHIACDAASRSEIVIPLMKDGKLLGVLDIDSPITDRFDEMDQQGLEKFAEILSNHL, from the coding sequence TTGTTTAATGTCGAAATGTATCAAGGAAAAAAAGAAAAAAACTATGAACTGGTCCAAAAACAACTACTTGCATTAATCGAAGATGAAACGAACCAAATAGCCAATTTAAGCAATGCGGCAGCTTTACTTAATCTTTTTCTCGATGAGATTAACTGGGTAGGCTTTTATTTATATGAAGAAGGCCAATTAATTCTAGGACCCTTTCAAGGTCTTCCAGCCTGTGTCCGCATCCCAATGGGCAAGGGCGTATGCGGGACTTCAGCGGCAACTGAAAAAACCCTGCGCGTAGAGGATGTCCACCAATTCCCTGGACATATCGCCTGCGATGCGGCATCAAGATCTGAAATTGTCATACCGCTCATGAAGGATGGCAAATTGCTCGGTGTCCTCGATATCGACAGCCCGATAACGGACCGTTTTGACGAAATGGATCAGCAAGGACTGGAGAAGTTCGCTGAAATCCTTTCCAATCATCTATAA
- the rpsD gene encoding 30S ribosomal protein S4: MARYTGPSWKLSRRLGISLTGTGKELEKRPYAPGQHGPNQRRKISEYGMQLQEKQKLRHMYGITERQFRSMFDRAGKLKGVHGENFMILLESRLDNLVYRLGLARTRRQARQLVNHGHITVDGSRVDIPSYKVSLGQTISVREKSRNFSIIKESVEATNFVPDFLTFDAEKLEGTFTRLPERSELPAEINEALIVEFYSR, from the coding sequence ATGGCTCGTTATACTGGCCCAAGCTGGAAACTATCCCGTCGTTTAGGAATTTCCCTAACAGGTACTGGTAAAGAATTAGAAAAACGCCCTTATGCTCCAGGACAACATGGTCCTAACCAACGCAGAAAAATTTCTGAATACGGAATGCAACTGCAAGAGAAACAAAAACTTCGTCACATGTACGGAATCACTGAACGTCAATTCCGTTCAATGTTCGACCGCGCTGGCAAACTTAAAGGTGTTCATGGTGAAAACTTCATGATTCTTCTTGAATCACGTCTTGACAACCTAGTTTACCGTCTTGGTTTAGCTCGTACACGTCGTCAAGCACGTCAACTTGTTAACCACGGTCACATCACTGTAGACGGAAGCCGCGTAGACATTCCATCTTACAAAGTGTCTCTTGGACAAACAATCTCAGTTCGTGAAAAATCACGCAACTTCTCAATCATCAAAGAATCAGTTGAAGCAACTAACTTCGTTCCTGATTTCCTTACTTTCGATGCTGAGAAATTAGAAGGTACTTTCACTCGTTTACCAGAACGTTCTGAATTGCCTGCTGAAATTAACGAAGCTCTTATCGTTGAGTTCTACTCTCGTTAA
- the tyrS gene encoding tyrosine--tRNA ligase: MELLKDLEWRGIIYQQTDEEGFKALLEKEKISLYCGVDPTADSMHIGHLLPFLTLRRFQQHGHRPLVLVGGATGLIGDPSGKKEERQLQTLEKVLYNADCIKGQLSHIFEFDGENGAVMVNNYDWIGKIDMVTFLRDYGKYIGINYMLAKDTVASRLDTGISFTEFAYTILQGIDFGHLYSNYDCKLQIGGSDQWGNITTGLEMIRKSNDENAKAFGMTIPLVTKADGTKFGKTEGGAIWLDPEKTTPYEFYQFWINTADADVVKYLKFFTFLSREAIEELEQSVQSEPHLRKAQKALGEEMTRLIHGQEALDQAIKISAALFSGEVKNLSAAEIKLGFKDVPSFERESKEDIGLVDLIVEAKISPSKRQAREDIQNGAISINGEKVTDLQYVVTEAAKIEGEFILVRRGKKKYTLVK; this comes from the coding sequence ATGGAATTGCTTAAAGACCTCGAGTGGAGAGGGATTATTTATCAACAAACGGATGAAGAGGGTTTTAAGGCCCTTTTAGAAAAAGAGAAAATTTCTTTATACTGTGGTGTCGATCCAACTGCGGATAGTATGCACATCGGACATCTATTGCCATTCTTGACATTGCGCCGTTTCCAGCAGCACGGACATCGTCCACTTGTGCTAGTAGGCGGTGCGACTGGACTTATTGGTGATCCAAGCGGTAAAAAAGAGGAACGCCAGCTGCAAACTCTGGAAAAAGTGCTTTATAATGCAGACTGCATAAAAGGGCAGCTATCCCACATCTTTGAATTCGACGGTGAAAATGGTGCGGTCATGGTCAATAACTATGACTGGATAGGTAAAATCGATATGGTTACATTCTTGCGGGATTACGGGAAATACATCGGTATAAACTACATGCTGGCAAAAGATACGGTTGCTTCCCGCTTGGATACGGGAATTTCCTTTACTGAATTTGCGTACACGATCTTACAAGGAATTGATTTCGGTCATTTATACAGCAATTACGACTGTAAATTGCAAATTGGCGGCAGTGATCAATGGGGCAACATTACGACCGGTCTTGAAATGATCAGGAAATCCAATGATGAGAATGCTAAAGCATTCGGTATGACGATCCCGCTCGTAACGAAAGCGGATGGAACGAAATTCGGTAAGACGGAAGGCGGAGCGATTTGGCTTGACCCGGAAAAGACGACTCCGTATGAATTTTACCAATTCTGGATCAATACAGCCGATGCTGATGTCGTGAAATACCTGAAATTCTTCACATTCCTATCTCGTGAGGCGATTGAAGAGTTAGAGCAATCCGTACAGTCCGAACCGCATTTGCGTAAAGCACAAAAAGCTTTAGGGGAAGAAATGACCCGTTTGATTCATGGTCAGGAAGCTCTTGACCAAGCAATCAAAATCTCTGCCGCCCTATTCAGCGGTGAGGTGAAGAATTTAAGTGCAGCGGAAATCAAATTGGGCTTTAAAGATGTCCCTAGCTTCGAACGTGAGAGCAAAGAAGATATCGGTTTGGTCGATTTAATCGTTGAAGCGAAAATTTCGCCATCAAAGCGTCAAGCCCGTGAAGATATTCAGAATGGGGCAATCTCCATTAATGGGGAGAAAGTGACTGATCTGCAATATGTAGTGACGGAAGCTGCCAAGATTGAAGGGGAGTTCATCCTCGTTCGTCGCGGCAAGAAGAAATACACATTAGTGAAATGA
- a CDS encoding transglycosylase domain-containing protein: MNNNQKDRFLTIWKQLTRFFQNEKTHKNARVTYQVIWNLTLILIIVGILGFSFAGGVGAGYFAALVNDEPVRSKEDLKKDIYNYEETSEVYFADNVYLGKLKSDLEREEVSIDKVSEHLKNAVIATEDEYFYEHDGVVPKAILRAVYQEFSNASVQSGGSTLTQQLIKNQVLTNEVSFERKAKEILLALRVEKFFEKEEILETYLNVSTLGRNSSGRNIAGVESAAEGIFGVEAKDLTLPQSAFIAGLPQSPFGYTPYTQKGKLKENQEPGINRMKTVLKRMYSNGYITKEEYDKAVAYDITKDFIGKTEMPSEKYPWLTYEIEKRSIEILSVSLAKEDGYEEKDLKNDDLKDQYLALADRKLRQNGYQIYTTIDKKIYDKMQEVTKNYPNYGYDKTAQVVDPDTKEMKTVSEPVEAGAILIENKTGKIISFVGGRDFKREQTNHATASLRSNGSTMKPLLVYGPGIELGKISPGSVSANVPISIPAGSKAWRPGNYGGGSYTGVTTAREALKNSYNIPAALFYMKIINQRPAAYLEKMGFTTVTNGDYSNLAMSLGAMDRGVTVEENVNAFGTFANSGEFVDAYMIDKIVSKDGEVIYEHKAKPVEVFSPQAAYLTLDMMRDVVNSGTAASVRNRLAFSSDWAGKTGTSQNYWDAWFVASNPNVSFGTWLGYDTPKSLQGTYNGLEYNKRNMYYWADLINAAYKVDPKLIDPDKRFEMPGGIVNRSFCGVSGLLPSSACQKAGLVKSDLFIAKYAPSRADDSFIDGQYVSVGSKRYAALPQTPGEFTSGGFMLNPDSFADIGLKYVVDPGSVIPGGEKSGNVVGAKAKLNDNGKAPDPLSITISNDKITWGLHHEGDVVGYRVYKDGKKVASINAGGNLVYKVGSGGSYYVTAVDIVGKESAPSQRVESGVKKAGSKEDSAKNKDDRGKDKVANEDKKPDSKEENGSDKDKEPENETNKDKEPALDKDQNKENTDKENQETDKVQDTVNDKDTVNDKEQDTDKAEEEEE; this comes from the coding sequence ATGAATAATAATCAAAAAGATAGATTTCTAACAATCTGGAAGCAGCTGACCCGTTTTTTTCAAAATGAAAAAACACACAAAAACGCGCGGGTTACATACCAAGTCATTTGGAATTTAACGCTGATCCTCATTATTGTCGGGATTCTAGGATTCTCATTCGCCGGCGGCGTCGGGGCCGGCTATTTCGCTGCCCTCGTCAATGATGAGCCGGTACGCTCAAAAGAAGATTTAAAAAAAGACATTTACAATTATGAAGAGACCTCTGAAGTATACTTTGCTGATAACGTATACTTGGGCAAGCTTAAGAGTGACCTTGAGCGTGAAGAAGTGTCCATCGATAAAGTTTCCGAGCATCTAAAAAATGCAGTCATCGCTACAGAAGATGAGTATTTTTATGAACATGATGGAGTTGTCCCGAAAGCCATCCTGCGTGCCGTTTACCAGGAATTTTCAAATGCATCCGTCCAATCGGGAGGAAGTACATTAACACAGCAGCTCATTAAAAACCAGGTCCTCACCAACGAAGTATCATTTGAACGGAAAGCAAAAGAAATCCTTCTTGCGCTCCGGGTCGAAAAGTTCTTTGAAAAAGAAGAGATTTTGGAAACCTACTTAAACGTCTCCACTTTGGGACGAAACTCTTCAGGCCGTAACATCGCTGGTGTCGAGTCCGCCGCTGAAGGTATTTTTGGCGTGGAGGCCAAAGATCTGACACTGCCCCAATCAGCCTTTATCGCTGGATTGCCGCAAAGCCCTTTCGGTTATACACCATATACCCAGAAAGGAAAACTGAAAGAAAATCAAGAGCCCGGCATCAACCGGATGAAAACCGTTTTAAAGCGGATGTATAGTAACGGATACATAACAAAAGAAGAATATGATAAAGCAGTCGCATACGACATAACAAAAGACTTTATCGGTAAAACGGAGATGCCATCCGAGAAATATCCATGGCTCACCTATGAAATCGAAAAACGCTCCATCGAAATCCTATCTGTCAGTCTGGCAAAAGAAGATGGATATGAAGAGAAAGATTTAAAGAATGATGATTTAAAAGATCAATATCTAGCACTTGCCGATCGTAAGCTGCGTCAAAACGGCTATCAGATCTATACGACAATCGATAAAAAGATTTATGACAAGATGCAGGAAGTAACGAAAAACTATCCGAATTACGGATACGATAAGACGGCACAAGTCGTCGATCCTGATACGAAAGAAATGAAAACGGTGAGTGAGCCCGTTGAAGCCGGGGCCATTCTTATCGAAAATAAAACAGGAAAAATCATCAGTTTCGTAGGCGGCCGTGATTTCAAGCGGGAACAGACGAATCATGCAACTGCATCACTGCGATCGAACGGATCAACGATGAAGCCGCTGCTCGTATATGGCCCAGGTATTGAGTTAGGAAAAATCTCACCTGGAAGTGTATCAGCCAACGTACCCATTTCCATTCCAGCAGGCAGCAAAGCGTGGCGTCCAGGAAACTATGGCGGCGGAAGCTATACGGGGGTAACGACAGCCCGTGAGGCACTTAAGAATTCCTATAATATCCCTGCAGCGCTCTTTTACATGAAAATAATCAACCAAAGGCCTGCTGCCTATTTGGAAAAAATGGGCTTTACAACTGTAACGAATGGGGATTACTCAAATCTTGCCATGTCATTGGGTGCCATGGACAGAGGTGTAACCGTTGAAGAGAACGTCAATGCATTTGGCACATTTGCCAATTCGGGGGAATTCGTCGATGCTTATATGATCGATAAAATCGTATCGAAAGATGGCGAGGTCATCTATGAACATAAAGCGAAACCAGTGGAAGTATTTTCTCCGCAAGCCGCTTACTTGACGCTTGATATGATGCGTGATGTCGTAAACAGCGGGACGGCCGCTTCGGTCAGAAACCGACTTGCTTTCTCAAGTGATTGGGCAGGTAAGACCGGAACGTCCCAAAACTATTGGGACGCTTGGTTCGTCGCAAGCAATCCAAATGTATCATTCGGTACATGGCTCGGATATGACACACCTAAATCCTTGCAAGGGACCTACAATGGTCTGGAATATAATAAACGTAATATGTATTATTGGGCGGATCTGATCAATGCCGCATACAAAGTCGATCCTAAACTCATCGACCCTGATAAGCGATTTGAAATGCCGGGCGGAATTGTCAACCGTTCCTTCTGTGGCGTTTCAGGACTGCTGCCTTCAAGTGCATGCCAAAAGGCAGGTCTTGTAAAATCAGATTTATTCATCGCCAAATATGCTCCATCCAGGGCGGATGATAGTTTCATAGATGGACAATATGTATCAGTCGGCAGCAAACGCTACGCAGCCCTTCCGCAAACGCCTGGCGAATTCACAAGCGGCGGGTTCATGTTGAATCCCGATTCCTTTGCAGATATCGGACTGAAATATGTCGTTGACCCGGGATCCGTGATTCCTGGAGGCGAAAAATCAGGAAATGTCGTCGGGGCGAAAGCGAAATTGAATGATAATGGCAAAGCACCAGATCCCCTATCCATAACGATCAGTAACGATAAGATTACATGGGGTCTGCATCATGAAGGAGATGTCGTCGGTTATCGTGTCTATAAGGACGGCAAAAAAGTGGCGAGCATCAATGCTGGTGGGAATCTTGTTTACAAAGTCGGCTCAGGCGGTTCCTATTACGTAACGGCCGTAGACATAGTCGGTAAAGAATCAGCCCCTTCCCAACGTGTTGAAAGCGGCGTTAAAAAAGCAGGTTCAAAAGAAGATTCCGCAAAAAATAAAGATGATCGCGGAAAAGATAAAGTAGCTAACGAAGATAAAAAACCAGACTCAAAAGAAGAGAACGGTTCAGATAAAGATAAAGAACCAGAAAATGAAACAAATAAAGATAAAGAGCCAGCCCTAGACAAAGATCAAAACAAAGAAAATACTGATAAAGAAAATCAAGAGACCGACAAAGTTCAAGACACTGTCAATGATAAAGACACTGTCAATGATAAAGAGCAAGACACGGATAAAGCTGAAGAAGAGGAAGAATGA
- the acsA gene encoding acetate--CoA ligase, whose translation MNVKALPVVEGNFNLKNYDEKYKKFDWSETEKEFSWSETGKVNLAHEAIDRHVETYKKNKVALYYKDDKRNEKYTFKEMKDYTNQAANVFKNIANVEKGDRVFIFMPRSPELYFALLGAIKTGAVVGPLFEAFMEGAIRDRLEDSEASVIVTTPELLPRVPVDELPHLKHIFLVGENIKEEGKFHHFNKKLKEADKKFEIEWVDRNDGLILHYTSGSTGKPKGVLHVHNAMIQHYQTARWVLDLQDEDVYWCTADPGWVTGTSYGIFGPWLTGTSNVIVGGRFKPESWYKTLEDFGVTVWYSAPTAFRMLMGAGDEIVKRFDLSTLRHILSVGEPLNPEVVRWGMKVFNHRIHDTWWMTETGAQVICNYPCLEIKPGSMGKPIPGVKAAIVDDQGNELPPHRMGNLAIKKGWPSMMKTVWKNEAKYESYFMPGDWYVSGDSAYMDEDGYFWFQGRVDDVIMTAGERVGPFEVESKLVEHPAVAEAGVIGKPDPVRGEIIKAFIALRDGYDANDELIEEIRTFVKHGLAAHAAPREIEFRDKLPKTRSGKIMRRVLKAWELDLPTGDLSSMED comes from the coding sequence ATGAATGTGAAAGCGTTGCCAGTAGTGGAAGGTAATTTTAATTTAAAGAATTATGATGAAAAATACAAGAAGTTTGACTGGTCTGAGACGGAAAAGGAATTCTCCTGGTCTGAAACCGGTAAAGTGAATCTTGCACATGAAGCCATTGACCGCCATGTCGAAACATACAAAAAGAATAAAGTAGCCCTTTATTACAAAGACGATAAAAGAAATGAAAAGTATACATTCAAGGAAATGAAAGATTATACGAATCAGGCGGCCAATGTGTTCAAGAACATTGCAAATGTGGAAAAAGGTGATCGTGTTTTCATCTTCATGCCTCGCTCCCCGGAGCTTTATTTTGCATTGTTGGGCGCGATTAAAACGGGAGCGGTCGTAGGGCCGTTGTTCGAAGCCTTCATGGAAGGCGCAATAAGGGATCGTCTTGAAGATAGTGAGGCAAGTGTGATCGTGACGACACCTGAACTTTTGCCGCGCGTCCCAGTGGATGAGCTACCCCATTTAAAGCATATTTTCTTGGTGGGGGAAAATATAAAAGAAGAAGGAAAGTTCCATCACTTCAATAAAAAATTAAAAGAAGCCGACAAAAAATTCGAAATTGAATGGGTGGATCGGAATGACGGTCTGATTCTTCACTATACCTCCGGTTCCACAGGTAAACCAAAAGGAGTGCTACACGTTCATAATGCGATGATCCAGCATTATCAAACGGCAAGATGGGTCCTTGATTTGCAGGATGAGGACGTGTATTGGTGCACAGCGGACCCTGGATGGGTGACAGGGACGTCTTACGGGATCTTTGGACCTTGGCTGACAGGGACTTCGAATGTCATTGTAGGCGGGCGGTTCAAGCCTGAATCCTGGTACAAGACCTTGGAAGACTTTGGTGTCACGGTATGGTATAGTGCCCCGACGGCCTTCAGGATGCTGATGGGCGCAGGTGACGAAATCGTTAAGCGGTTCGATTTAAGCACTCTCCGCCATATTTTAAGTGTCGGCGAACCGTTGAACCCGGAAGTGGTGCGCTGGGGGATGAAGGTATTCAATCACCGTATCCATGATACATGGTGGATGACGGAGACCGGAGCTCAGGTCATCTGCAATTATCCTTGCCTGGAAATCAAACCGGGTTCGATGGGTAAACCGATTCCTGGTGTGAAGGCGGCGATAGTGGATGATCAAGGCAACGAGCTTCCACCGCATAGAATGGGGAACCTTGCCATCAAGAAAGGCTGGCCTTCGATGATGAAGACCGTCTGGAAGAATGAAGCGAAATATGAATCTTACTTTATGCCAGGTGATTGGTATGTGTCCGGGGATTCCGCATATATGGATGAAGATGGTTATTTCTGGTTCCAAGGCCGTGTGGATGATGTCATCATGACGGCAGGGGAGAGAGTTGGACCTTTCGAAGTGGAAAGCAAGTTGGTCGAGCATCCAGCCGTAGCTGAAGCGGGTGTCATCGGTAAGCCGGATCCGGTTCGGGGGGAAATTATCAAAGCGTTTATCGCCCTTCGTGACGGATACGATGCAAACGATGAGTTGATTGAGGAAATTCGTACATTTGTAAAGCATGGTCTAGCAGCACATGCGGCACCTCGTGAAATTGAATTCAGGGATAAGCTTCCTAAAACAAGAAGCGGTAAAATCATGCGCCGTGTCCTGAAAGCTTGGGAACTTGATTTGCCAACTGGTGATTTATCATCGATGGAGGACTGA